One Helianthus annuus cultivar XRQ/B chromosome 12, HanXRQr2.0-SUNRISE, whole genome shotgun sequence genomic region harbors:
- the LOC110892937 gene encoding zinc finger MYM-type protein 1-like, whose product MTAPSIQKDICNCFAEEVLKMIFEELDDDVFSLLVDESRDISKKEQMAVVLRFVDKLGFVKERYIGVVHVMETTALSLKSAIDELFAHRNLSLGRVRGQGYDGASNMSDLINVVGASCKRIDLLRESQRELLALNPEVVLGSGNSQEMALTRPGDTQTSAWEPIHKTQANGLQLYMKSFKFVFYLHLMKHILGVTNLLCVALQRKNQDILNAVELVRSTKEELQRYRLEGFDSLLKDVTSFCDKYDIEIINMEDEYVDPKNRRRKTNITNRHHFVVNNFNTVLDMQIQELGNRFNEVTTNLLTCMSSLSPRDNFSSFNKLNLLKLAEMYPYDFTFDEKDKVIDELGHYISNMKKDSRFDNLNGVSDLAKRMVETRKHIEYQLVYRLIKLSLVLPVATASVERSFSSMKLVKTELRNRMGDGYMNDSCICYIEKEFLHKVSVESVMQRFQ is encoded by the exons ATGACGGCTCCATCAATACAAAAAGACATTTGTAATTGTTTTGCAGAAGAAGTGTTAAAGATGATATTTGAAGAGCTTGATGATGATGTCTTTTCTTTATTAGTTGATGAATCGAGGGATATTTctaaaaaggaacaaatggctGTGGTTTTGAGATTTGTTGATAAATTAGGATTTGTGAAGGAGCGATATATTGGTGTAGTTCATGTTATGGAAACAACCGCTCTATCTCTTAAATCTGCAATTGATGAATTATTTGCTCACCGCAATTTGAGCTTGGGTAGGGTTAGAGGCCAAGGATATGACGGTGCAAGCAACATGTCCG ATTTAATAAATGTTGTTGGCGCATCGTGCAAACGAATAGATTTGCTAAGAGAAAGTCAAAGAGAGCTTTTGGCATTGAATCCGGAAGTTGTACTCGGAAGTGGAAATAGTCAAGAAATGGCACTTACAAGGCCCGGAGATACAC AAACTTCGGCATGGGAACCAATTCACAAAACTCAAGCAAATGGACTTCAGTTATACATGAAAAGTTTCAAGTTTGTATTTTATTTACATTTGATGAAACATATCTTGGGAGTTACTAACTTATTGTGTGTCGCTCTTCAAAGAAAGAATCAAGATATTTTGAATGCAGTTGAGCTAGTTAGATCAACCAAAGAAGAATTACAAAGGTATCGACTTGAAGGCTTTGACTCACTTTTAAAAGATGTTACATCCTTTTGTGACAAGTATGATATTGAGATAATTAACATGGAAGATGAGTATGTTGACCCGAAAAACAGAAGAAGAAAGACCAACATCACCAATCGTCATCATTTTGTGGTCAATAATTTCAACACGGTTCTCGACATGCAAATTCAAGAGCTTGGAAACCGTTTTAACGAGGTAACCACTAACTTGCTTACGTGTATGAGTTCTTTGAGCCCGCGTGATAATTTTAGTTCCTTTAATAAACTAAATTTGCTAAAGTTGGCCGAAATGTATCCATATGATTTTACTTTTGATGAAAAAGATAAGGTTATCGATGAACTCGGCCACTACATTTCTAATATGAAAAAAGATAGTCGGTTTGATAACCTGAATGGGGTTAGTGATCTTGCCAAAAGGATGGTGGAAACAAGGAAACACATTGAGTATCAGTTGGTCTATCGTTTAATAAAGTTGTCACTGGTTTTACCGGTTGCAACGGCTAGTGTTGAAAGGAGTTTTTCTTCAATGAAGCTTGTGAAGACAGAATTACGTAATAGGATGGGTGATGGATACATGAACGATTCTTGCATTTGTTACATTGAAAAGGAGTTCTTACATAAAGTTTCTGTTGAGAGTGTAATGCAACGTTTTCAATAG